The sequence GGAACTCCAGGATGTCGTGAGCATCTGCCAGAACGTCAATACGCAGCGGACGAACGTTATTTTTGGTGGCGAGACTCGCGTATTGTGGGGCAGAGACGTTATATATGATTATATCGGGGATGTGCAGTTTGCCATTTCGGCGCGCTCTTTTTACCAGGTGAATCCTGCGCAGACCGAGGTGTTGTATGGCAAAACGGTCGAATACGCCGGACTAACCGGCCGCGAAACCGTCATCGACGCCTACTGCGGCATCGGTACGATCTCTCTCTTCCTCGCGCAGCATGCGGATAAAGTGTATGGTGTCGAGATCGTGCCTGAAGCCATCGAGGATGCGCGGTCGAACGCTGAACTGAACGGTATGAAGAATGTGGTGTTCGAGGTCGGCGCATCCGAAGACGTCATCCCGAACTGGAAAGCGAAGGGCGTTACCGCCGACGTCATCGTCGTCGATCCCCCGCGCAAAGGCTGCGACCCCCGCCTGCTGGAGACCATTCTAGAAATGAAGCCGGAGCGTGTGGTGTATGTGTCCTGTAACCCGTCCACCCTGGCCAGGGATTTGCGGGTGCTAGAGGATGGAGGGTACAAGACAGTGGAGGTGCAGCCGGTGGATATGTTTCCGTGGACGGTGCATGTGGAGTCGGTAATATTGATGGTTCGTTAAGAAGCCAGACCATATGCGGTCTGGGCTTTTCTTATGTTCGATTTGGTTGACTAACAGATGCTCAATACGTCGCTTTTGGAGCAAACTGACCTTGATTCTTTAGAGTATAGTCAAAAAAACGAAGGATAAGTTCATTTTGAGTTTCAATCGCATAATATTTATCGATATCTGCTTTTCTGCCTTGTTGCAACAGGTTTGCCAATATAGGTGAGAATAGAGGTAGATCGGTCAAACTTAAATGTTTTGCACCTTTAAAATGAACAGTGTATGCATCTTTAAAATTTTTATTCGAAATTCTATTCGCGATATACGGAGAACTGCTGTCGAGCTGTATCCACACATCATCCGAATAAACGTTAAGAAGCGGGATGGTGAAAGCTTCGGATTTTGCAGTTAATTCGTTCGTAACTTTATCATACACAAGCTCGCTATAGAAAGGAGCATCTATATTTACTACGGCGTCAATGTCATCGCGTTCTCTGCTCAGTGCTACGCTTGCCGAACCCCCCATAGAATGGCCGAACACGCCTATTTTCTGTGTATCGATGCGTTCATATACAGAATCTTTTTTTTGCTCGGCTTGTTCCAAAATCGTATCCATGACAAAATCCATATCATCCGTTCGCAATTTCATCCATTTTTGATTAAGCTCGAAAAACTTACCAAGCGAATAAACCCCTTCTATATTTGCATTGCTGAATTCTTGCATGTACTCGGGATTAATCGTCACGACCTTTCCATCCTCGGAAACGGTATAAAAAGAATGATAGGGATGGTCAATCGAAACGACGACATAACCGTGGCTCGCAAGTTCTGTAAAGGTAGAAGTGTTGCTGGTTTTAATTCCGAATGCTCCATGGGAGAACACAAGCAAAGGATAGGTTCCGTCTGCCTGTTCAGGATACCAAAATTCCACGTTAACAAACCGGTTGTCTTCCTGATCCGTAAATTCTTCGATACGATTCTTATCCATATAGGTGTAAGTAGCGGTCGCCACTGCGTACGGACCTGTCACTTGCGGCAGCCTATACTGTGGAAAAAGTAAAACAGGAACAAGGGTAACGACTACGGTCAGTGCTAACAAAAGGAATTTCCATACCGTAGAAAAAGCTTTGTAACGCAGAGTGTGTGTTTGTTTGCGCAGGAGCGCAACCATTTCCTTGAACGCTAATATAAAGAGCAAGCCTGCAAACAGCCCCCAAGTGTACTCCCATACGACAACTTTCCCAAAGCTCAACATCATGAATCCTATAAACATTGCGATCCTCGTCCAACTCTTTATCTTGCTGCGGCTTTGCTTGGTTACAATGGAATAAACGGCAATTACCAGCTTGAAGACTAACGTAACAACAAGGATTAAAATCTCCATAAGACTTCTCTGCTCCTCCTCCAACTTTTTATGGTTCATCATAATAAATGGAAGAGCAGGTGTATACGCATAAACGATAAGCTGTAGCTGAGAGCCAATAAGTTGTAAAAAAACAACGCAAAGATGTGTACTTACGCTGCGAATACAACTTTATTGGGGAGCGGTTTGTGTATATCTTCTAAACCTCGTTTTTAAATGTTTTTAGTCTTTCATTGATCTTTTGAGCTTCCTTTTTGTCATTCTTATATGTCAGCAGGCGAACGATAGCGTATACTGCGGCAATTTGCAAAGCCAATAATAGTATGCCGAAAGTGCCGTATACGAGATTCAATAGGACGGCCAGAGAAATTAATAGGGCTTCCAGAAAAAAGAAATGTAAAATCACTCGGAGGCGCATTTTATTCTCGCTAACCGCATGCGGCGTATATAAAATGATTCCGGTCAAAGCACCCAGAAAAGAGAAAGCCATAATTATAAAAATCGTCTTTAATTCGAAATTTGCATCAGGAGCATAGATTTGCCGCAAAATAGCGATGATTATAATGATGGAGGCAAATATAATTAAGAAATCTCTAATCATTTCTTTTATGAGCTCGGAATACTTCATATAGGCCCCCCCTTTTATAATCCAAGCATATGTTTAAGTATTGGTACATACTGCCGTGATATGAATACCTTTTCCCCGTTATCCAATAATGCTTGAAAACGGCCGCTGATCGACGGATGAACACTGGCAATCTTAGCTATATTTAGAATGGTCGATTTGGAGGCGCGAAAACAATGTTTCTCTTTGCATAGTTCCTCCAGTTCATAAAGCTTTTGTTTGACTTCATGAACGTTGTTCTTACCATACGCAAACACTTTTCCGTCAACAGCTTCAAAATAATAAATATCACTAAGTTTGATGCGGCTGATCTTATCCTCATGATAACCAAGTATAATGAGCGTTTCGGTTTTTATTTTATTAACGAGCTCATGTATTTCTTCGTCTACTTGGTGACACCTGATGCGGATCTCCTCTTCTTCTGTATGGTCTATTACTTCGATGGAAATTTTGATAGAATCACCCTCGGAAATTCGAATTAAAACTTGTTAACTTTTATAATACGAGAATCATAACGTGATTTACCATGATATTTTATAAAGATACGATATGAGTTCACATTCACCGTCATCTATATTACTATAAATTCAGATTATATTAGCAATGAATCCTTGTGGATATATAGCAGGGATATTCGTCTCCAATGAAGCGCAATCGAAAGGGATTGGGACAAAACTTCTTGAAACAATAAAGGAGCGTTATTCCGAGCTTAGTTTAACTGTATATAAAAAGAACATGAAAGCCGTCAATTTTTATCAACGAGAATTATTTGTAATTAAGCAAGAACAGATTGATAAAAATACGGAAGAAGCAGAGTACCTCATGGTATTTATAAATACAGGAAGACTGATTTTCGTTCAGAACCTGATCAAACGATTGGTTGTATTATTCTTACTATATTATGCGTATCATAGCAAAAAAGTGAATGGTATAATGAACTAAAGTTCTT is a genomic window of Paenibacillus durus ATCC 35681 containing:
- a CDS encoding alpha/beta hydrolase family protein, translating into MEILILVVTLVFKLVIAVYSIVTKQSRSKIKSWTRIAMFIGFMMLSFGKVVVWEYTWGLFAGLLFILAFKEMVALLRKQTHTLRYKAFSTVWKFLLLALTVVVTLVPVLLFPQYRLPQVTGPYAVATATYTYMDKNRIEEFTDQEDNRFVNVEFWYPEQADGTYPLLVFSHGAFGIKTSNTSTFTELASHGYVVVSIDHPYHSFYTVSEDGKVVTINPEYMQEFSNANIEGVYSLGKFFELNQKWMKLRTDDMDFVMDTILEQAEQKKDSVYERIDTQKIGVFGHSMGGSASVALSRERDDIDAVVNIDAPFYSELVYDKVTNELTAKSEAFTIPLLNVYSDDVWIQLDSSSPYIANRISNKNFKDAYTVHFKGAKHLSLTDLPLFSPILANLLQQGRKADIDKYYAIETQNELILRFFDYTLKNQGQFAPKATY
- a CDS encoding DUF3021 family protein yields the protein MKYSELIKEMIRDFLIIFASIIIIIAILRQIYAPDANFELKTIFIIMAFSFLGALTGIILYTPHAVSENKMRLRVILHFFFLEALLISLAVLLNLVYGTFGILLLALQIAAVYAIVRLLTYKNDKKEAQKINERLKTFKNEV
- a CDS encoding GNAT family N-acetyltransferase, coding for MNPCGYIAGIFVSNEAQSKGIGTKLLETIKERYSELSLTVYKKNMKAVNFYQRELFVIKQEQIDKNTEEAEYLMVFINTGRLIFVQNLIKRLVVLFLLYYAYHSKKVNGIMN
- a CDS encoding LytTR family DNA-binding domain-containing protein; this translates as MRISEGDSIKISIEVIDHTEEEEIRIRCHQVDEEIHELVNKIKTETLIILGYHEDKISRIKLSDIYYFEAVDGKVFAYGKNNVHEVKQKLYELEELCKEKHCFRASKSTILNIAKIASVHPSISGRFQALLDNGEKVFISRQYVPILKHMLGL